Proteins encoded by one window of Rhodamnia argentea isolate NSW1041297 chromosome 6, ASM2092103v1, whole genome shotgun sequence:
- the LOC115756421 gene encoding protein WVD2-like 7 isoform X1, which produces MGETTAASNAALQVSVSFGRFEGDSLSWEKWSSFSPNKYMEEVEKCAAPGSVAMKRAYFEAHYKKIAAQKAELLDEEKRMMDDSLRTGENNGDLNRDDDEATFEINAHEDQSHSGAIKQEMSLLAETNVLYSEDPNEDDLITIECQSSLVVGVQVEPERNLEITGLGKPEEINLVKEVVEVRDNIERPEEYNLVKDVQEVVPPIGSQDDVKEVQPHCEIETKATPKYEVRSAKSNKPKLPQKISGASKEQNAAVRKKKPQSPMMKAPKVTTPRQLRPSASTTPIASSLKSLSKPGVSPSPAKGKNLAKGEKKNAVPKALHMSIALGSTNSHPASPATRKSFIMERMGDKDIVKRAFKMFQHNYVGLKLSGEESEQVLSGEEEPKASIPLIKQKESGGPLKAGSGARKASHPASSSYGSRSDERAGKVTEVPLFMKKLKERSTAVDKGKPQYPTKLKIAFCQEEKKAGHKNSIPGLTRGGTSISGQPRHSKLTNGLKKVVDKAEV; this is translated from the exons ATGGGAGAGACAACAGCTGCTTCAAATGCTGCTCTTCAAGTGTCGGTTTCATTTGGTAGGTTTGAGGGCGATTCGCTCTCTTGGGAGAAATGGTCGTCCTTTTCGCCTAATAAATACATGGAAGAAGTAGAGAAGTGTGCGGCGCCCGGATCAGTGGCCATGAAAAGGGCTTACTTTGAAGCCCATTACAAAAAGATCGCTGCTCAAAAGGCTGAGTTACTGGATGAGGAGAAGAGAATGATGGATGATTCATTGCGAACAGGTGAAAACAATGGAGATCTGAATAGGGATGATGATGAGGCCACTTTTGAGATCAATGCACACGAGGATCAAAGTCACTCTGGAGCAATTAAGCAAGAGATGAGCTTGTTAGCTGAGACAAATGTTTTGTACAGTGAAGACCCGAACGAGGATGACTTGATTACTATTGAATGTCAAAGCTCGTTGGTTGTGGGAGTGCAAGTAGAACCGGAGAGAAATCTTGAAATCACCGGCTTGGGTAAACCAGAGGAAATTAACTTGGTGAAGGAAGTGGTAGAAGTGCGCGACAACATTGAGAGGCCAGAAGAATACAATTTAGTGAAGGATGTGCAAGAAGTGGTGCCTCCTATTGGATCTCAAGATGATGTTAAGGAAGTTCAGCCACATTGCGAAATTGAGACAAAAGCCACTCCAAAATATGAAGTGAGGAGTGCAAAGTCGAACAAGCCAAAGCTCCCTCAAAAG ATTAGCGGCGCAAGTAAGGAGCAGAACGCTGCGGTACGTAAGAAGAAGCCACAGTCACCAATGATGAAAGCCCCAAAAGTGACCACACCTCGACAGTTGAGGCCATCGGCTTCCACTACCCCAATAGCATCTTCATTGAAATCTTTGAGCAAGCCAGGAGTTAGTCCGTCTCCGGCCAAGGGCAAGAACCTTGCCAAGGGAGAGAAGAAAAATGCAGTTCCTAAAGCCTTGCACATGTCGATTGCTTTGGGTTCCACAAATTCTCATCCAGCTTCTCCTGCCACAAGGAAATCTTTCATCATGGAGAGGATGGGGGATAAGGACATTGTCAAGCGAGCATTCAAGATGTTCCAGCACAATTATGTGGGCCTGAAATTGTCTGGTGAAGAATCAGAGCAG GTGCTATCTGGGGAGGAAGAACCAAAGGCTTCCATTCCCCTAATTAAACAGAAGGAAAGCGGAGG GCCACTTAAAGCAGGGAGTGGGGCACGAAAAGCTTCTCATCCTGCGTCTTCTTCTTATGGTTCCAGAAGTGATGAGAGGGCGGGAAAGGTTACAGAGGTTCCACTG TTTATGAAGAAGCTGAAGGAAAGATCCACAGCTGTAGATAAAGGGAAGCCACAATATCCCACAAAGTTAAAG ATTGCTTTTTGTcaggaagaaaagaaggcagGGCACAAAAACTCAATACCTGGTCTCACCCGGGGAGGCACATCCATATCAGGTCAGCCAAGGCATAGTAAATTGACAAACGGCCTGAAAAAG GTGGTTGACAAGGCTGAAGTTTGA
- the LOC115756421 gene encoding protein WVD2-like 7 isoform X4: MGETTAASNAALQVSVSFGRFEGDSLSWEKWSSFSPNKYMEEVEKCAAPGSVAMKRAYFEAHYKKIAAQKAELLDEEKRMMDDSLRTGENNGDLNRDDDEATFEINAHEDQSHSGAIKQEMSLLAETNVLYSEDPNEDDLITIECQSSLVVGVQVEPERNLEITGLGKPEEINLVKEVVEVRDNIERPEEYNLVKDVQEVVPPIGSQDDVKEVQPHCEIETKATPKYEVRSAKSNKPKLPQKISGASKEQNAAVRKKKPQSPMMKAPKVTTPRQLRPSASTTPIASSLKSLSKPGVSPSPAKGKNLAKGEKKNAVPKALHMSIALGSTNSHPASPATRKSFIMERMGDKDIVKRAFKMFQHNYVGLKLSGEESEQVLSGEEEPKASIPLIKQKESGGPLKAGSGARKASHPASSSYGSRSDERAGKFMKKLKERSTAVDKGKPQYPTKLKEEKKAGHKNSIPGLTRGGTSISGQPRHSKLTNGLKKVVDKAEV; the protein is encoded by the exons ATGGGAGAGACAACAGCTGCTTCAAATGCTGCTCTTCAAGTGTCGGTTTCATTTGGTAGGTTTGAGGGCGATTCGCTCTCTTGGGAGAAATGGTCGTCCTTTTCGCCTAATAAATACATGGAAGAAGTAGAGAAGTGTGCGGCGCCCGGATCAGTGGCCATGAAAAGGGCTTACTTTGAAGCCCATTACAAAAAGATCGCTGCTCAAAAGGCTGAGTTACTGGATGAGGAGAAGAGAATGATGGATGATTCATTGCGAACAGGTGAAAACAATGGAGATCTGAATAGGGATGATGATGAGGCCACTTTTGAGATCAATGCACACGAGGATCAAAGTCACTCTGGAGCAATTAAGCAAGAGATGAGCTTGTTAGCTGAGACAAATGTTTTGTACAGTGAAGACCCGAACGAGGATGACTTGATTACTATTGAATGTCAAAGCTCGTTGGTTGTGGGAGTGCAAGTAGAACCGGAGAGAAATCTTGAAATCACCGGCTTGGGTAAACCAGAGGAAATTAACTTGGTGAAGGAAGTGGTAGAAGTGCGCGACAACATTGAGAGGCCAGAAGAATACAATTTAGTGAAGGATGTGCAAGAAGTGGTGCCTCCTATTGGATCTCAAGATGATGTTAAGGAAGTTCAGCCACATTGCGAAATTGAGACAAAAGCCACTCCAAAATATGAAGTGAGGAGTGCAAAGTCGAACAAGCCAAAGCTCCCTCAAAAG ATTAGCGGCGCAAGTAAGGAGCAGAACGCTGCGGTACGTAAGAAGAAGCCACAGTCACCAATGATGAAAGCCCCAAAAGTGACCACACCTCGACAGTTGAGGCCATCGGCTTCCACTACCCCAATAGCATCTTCATTGAAATCTTTGAGCAAGCCAGGAGTTAGTCCGTCTCCGGCCAAGGGCAAGAACCTTGCCAAGGGAGAGAAGAAAAATGCAGTTCCTAAAGCCTTGCACATGTCGATTGCTTTGGGTTCCACAAATTCTCATCCAGCTTCTCCTGCCACAAGGAAATCTTTCATCATGGAGAGGATGGGGGATAAGGACATTGTCAAGCGAGCATTCAAGATGTTCCAGCACAATTATGTGGGCCTGAAATTGTCTGGTGAAGAATCAGAGCAG GTGCTATCTGGGGAGGAAGAACCAAAGGCTTCCATTCCCCTAATTAAACAGAAGGAAAGCGGAGG GCCACTTAAAGCAGGGAGTGGGGCACGAAAAGCTTCTCATCCTGCGTCTTCTTCTTATGGTTCCAGAAGTGATGAGAGGGCGGGAAAG TTTATGAAGAAGCTGAAGGAAAGATCCACAGCTGTAGATAAAGGGAAGCCACAATATCCCACAAAGTTAAAG gaagaaaagaaggcagGGCACAAAAACTCAATACCTGGTCTCACCCGGGGAGGCACATCCATATCAGGTCAGCCAAGGCATAGTAAATTGACAAACGGCCTGAAAAAG GTGGTTGACAAGGCTGAAGTTTGA
- the LOC115756421 gene encoding protein WVD2-like 7 isoform X2: MGETTAASNAALQVSVSFGRFEGDSLSWEKWSSFSPNKYMEEVEKCAAPGSVAMKRAYFEAHYKKIAAQKAELLDEEKRMMDDSLRTGENNGDLNRDDDEATFEINAHEDQSHSGAIKQEMSLLAETNVLYSEDPNEDDLITIECQSSLVVGVQVEPERNLEITGLGKPEEINLVKEVVEVRDNIERPEEYNLVKDVQEVVPPIGSQDDVKEVQPHCEIETKATPKYEVRSAKSNKPKLPQKISGASKEQNAAVRKKKPQSPMMKAPKVTTPRQLRPSASTTPIASSLKSLSKPGVSPSPAKGKNLAKGEKKNAVPKALHMSIALGSTNSHPASPATRKSFIMERMGDKDIVKRAFKMFQHNYVGLKLSGEESEQVLSGEEEPKASIPLIKQKESGGPLKAGSGARKASHPASSSYGSRSDERAGKVTEVPLFMKKLKERSTAVDKGKPQYPTKLKEEKKAGHKNSIPGLTRGGTSISGQPRHSKLTNGLKKVVDKAEV; the protein is encoded by the exons ATGGGAGAGACAACAGCTGCTTCAAATGCTGCTCTTCAAGTGTCGGTTTCATTTGGTAGGTTTGAGGGCGATTCGCTCTCTTGGGAGAAATGGTCGTCCTTTTCGCCTAATAAATACATGGAAGAAGTAGAGAAGTGTGCGGCGCCCGGATCAGTGGCCATGAAAAGGGCTTACTTTGAAGCCCATTACAAAAAGATCGCTGCTCAAAAGGCTGAGTTACTGGATGAGGAGAAGAGAATGATGGATGATTCATTGCGAACAGGTGAAAACAATGGAGATCTGAATAGGGATGATGATGAGGCCACTTTTGAGATCAATGCACACGAGGATCAAAGTCACTCTGGAGCAATTAAGCAAGAGATGAGCTTGTTAGCTGAGACAAATGTTTTGTACAGTGAAGACCCGAACGAGGATGACTTGATTACTATTGAATGTCAAAGCTCGTTGGTTGTGGGAGTGCAAGTAGAACCGGAGAGAAATCTTGAAATCACCGGCTTGGGTAAACCAGAGGAAATTAACTTGGTGAAGGAAGTGGTAGAAGTGCGCGACAACATTGAGAGGCCAGAAGAATACAATTTAGTGAAGGATGTGCAAGAAGTGGTGCCTCCTATTGGATCTCAAGATGATGTTAAGGAAGTTCAGCCACATTGCGAAATTGAGACAAAAGCCACTCCAAAATATGAAGTGAGGAGTGCAAAGTCGAACAAGCCAAAGCTCCCTCAAAAG ATTAGCGGCGCAAGTAAGGAGCAGAACGCTGCGGTACGTAAGAAGAAGCCACAGTCACCAATGATGAAAGCCCCAAAAGTGACCACACCTCGACAGTTGAGGCCATCGGCTTCCACTACCCCAATAGCATCTTCATTGAAATCTTTGAGCAAGCCAGGAGTTAGTCCGTCTCCGGCCAAGGGCAAGAACCTTGCCAAGGGAGAGAAGAAAAATGCAGTTCCTAAAGCCTTGCACATGTCGATTGCTTTGGGTTCCACAAATTCTCATCCAGCTTCTCCTGCCACAAGGAAATCTTTCATCATGGAGAGGATGGGGGATAAGGACATTGTCAAGCGAGCATTCAAGATGTTCCAGCACAATTATGTGGGCCTGAAATTGTCTGGTGAAGAATCAGAGCAG GTGCTATCTGGGGAGGAAGAACCAAAGGCTTCCATTCCCCTAATTAAACAGAAGGAAAGCGGAGG GCCACTTAAAGCAGGGAGTGGGGCACGAAAAGCTTCTCATCCTGCGTCTTCTTCTTATGGTTCCAGAAGTGATGAGAGGGCGGGAAAGGTTACAGAGGTTCCACTG TTTATGAAGAAGCTGAAGGAAAGATCCACAGCTGTAGATAAAGGGAAGCCACAATATCCCACAAAGTTAAAG gaagaaaagaaggcagGGCACAAAAACTCAATACCTGGTCTCACCCGGGGAGGCACATCCATATCAGGTCAGCCAAGGCATAGTAAATTGACAAACGGCCTGAAAAAG GTGGTTGACAAGGCTGAAGTTTGA
- the LOC115756421 gene encoding protein WVD2-like 7 isoform X3, whose protein sequence is MGETTAASNAALQVSVSFGRFEGDSLSWEKWSSFSPNKYMEEVEKCAAPGSVAMKRAYFEAHYKKIAAQKAELLDEEKRMMDDSLRTGENNGDLNRDDDEATFEINAHEDQSHSGAIKQEMSLLAETNVLYSEDPNEDDLITIECQSSLVVGVQVEPERNLEITGLGKPEEINLVKEVVEVRDNIERPEEYNLVKDVQEVVPPIGSQDDVKEVQPHCEIETKATPKYEVRSAKSNKPKLPQKISGASKEQNAAVRKKKPQSPMMKAPKVTTPRQLRPSASTTPIASSLKSLSKPGVSPSPAKGKNLAKGEKKNAVPKALHMSIALGSTNSHPASPATRKSFIMERMGDKDIVKRAFKMFQHNYVGLKLSGEESEQVLSGEEEPKASIPLIKQKESGGPLKAGSGARKASHPASSSYGSRSDERAGKFMKKLKERSTAVDKGKPQYPTKLKIAFCQEEKKAGHKNSIPGLTRGGTSISGQPRHSKLTNGLKKVVDKAEV, encoded by the exons ATGGGAGAGACAACAGCTGCTTCAAATGCTGCTCTTCAAGTGTCGGTTTCATTTGGTAGGTTTGAGGGCGATTCGCTCTCTTGGGAGAAATGGTCGTCCTTTTCGCCTAATAAATACATGGAAGAAGTAGAGAAGTGTGCGGCGCCCGGATCAGTGGCCATGAAAAGGGCTTACTTTGAAGCCCATTACAAAAAGATCGCTGCTCAAAAGGCTGAGTTACTGGATGAGGAGAAGAGAATGATGGATGATTCATTGCGAACAGGTGAAAACAATGGAGATCTGAATAGGGATGATGATGAGGCCACTTTTGAGATCAATGCACACGAGGATCAAAGTCACTCTGGAGCAATTAAGCAAGAGATGAGCTTGTTAGCTGAGACAAATGTTTTGTACAGTGAAGACCCGAACGAGGATGACTTGATTACTATTGAATGTCAAAGCTCGTTGGTTGTGGGAGTGCAAGTAGAACCGGAGAGAAATCTTGAAATCACCGGCTTGGGTAAACCAGAGGAAATTAACTTGGTGAAGGAAGTGGTAGAAGTGCGCGACAACATTGAGAGGCCAGAAGAATACAATTTAGTGAAGGATGTGCAAGAAGTGGTGCCTCCTATTGGATCTCAAGATGATGTTAAGGAAGTTCAGCCACATTGCGAAATTGAGACAAAAGCCACTCCAAAATATGAAGTGAGGAGTGCAAAGTCGAACAAGCCAAAGCTCCCTCAAAAG ATTAGCGGCGCAAGTAAGGAGCAGAACGCTGCGGTACGTAAGAAGAAGCCACAGTCACCAATGATGAAAGCCCCAAAAGTGACCACACCTCGACAGTTGAGGCCATCGGCTTCCACTACCCCAATAGCATCTTCATTGAAATCTTTGAGCAAGCCAGGAGTTAGTCCGTCTCCGGCCAAGGGCAAGAACCTTGCCAAGGGAGAGAAGAAAAATGCAGTTCCTAAAGCCTTGCACATGTCGATTGCTTTGGGTTCCACAAATTCTCATCCAGCTTCTCCTGCCACAAGGAAATCTTTCATCATGGAGAGGATGGGGGATAAGGACATTGTCAAGCGAGCATTCAAGATGTTCCAGCACAATTATGTGGGCCTGAAATTGTCTGGTGAAGAATCAGAGCAG GTGCTATCTGGGGAGGAAGAACCAAAGGCTTCCATTCCCCTAATTAAACAGAAGGAAAGCGGAGG GCCACTTAAAGCAGGGAGTGGGGCACGAAAAGCTTCTCATCCTGCGTCTTCTTCTTATGGTTCCAGAAGTGATGAGAGGGCGGGAAAG TTTATGAAGAAGCTGAAGGAAAGATCCACAGCTGTAGATAAAGGGAAGCCACAATATCCCACAAAGTTAAAG ATTGCTTTTTGTcaggaagaaaagaaggcagGGCACAAAAACTCAATACCTGGTCTCACCCGGGGAGGCACATCCATATCAGGTCAGCCAAGGCATAGTAAATTGACAAACGGCCTGAAAAAG GTGGTTGACAAGGCTGAAGTTTGA
- the LOC115756421 gene encoding protein WVD2-like 7 isoform X5: MEEVEKCAAPGSVAMKRAYFEAHYKKIAAQKAELLDEEKRMMDDSLRTGENNGDLNRDDDEATFEINAHEDQSHSGAIKQEMSLLAETNVLYSEDPNEDDLITIECQSSLVVGVQVEPERNLEITGLGKPEEINLVKEVVEVRDNIERPEEYNLVKDVQEVVPPIGSQDDVKEVQPHCEIETKATPKYEVRSAKSNKPKLPQKISGASKEQNAAVRKKKPQSPMMKAPKVTTPRQLRPSASTTPIASSLKSLSKPGVSPSPAKGKNLAKGEKKNAVPKALHMSIALGSTNSHPASPATRKSFIMERMGDKDIVKRAFKMFQHNYVGLKLSGEESEQVLSGEEEPKASIPLIKQKESGGPLKAGSGARKASHPASSSYGSRSDERAGKVTEVPLFMKKLKERSTAVDKGKPQYPTKLKIAFCQEEKKAGHKNSIPGLTRGGTSISGQPRHSKLTNGLKKVVDKAEV; encoded by the exons ATGGAAGAAGTAGAGAAGTGTGCGGCGCCCGGATCAGTGGCCATGAAAAGGGCTTACTTTGAAGCCCATTACAAAAAGATCGCTGCTCAAAAGGCTGAGTTACTGGATGAGGAGAAGAGAATGATGGATGATTCATTGCGAACAGGTGAAAACAATGGAGATCTGAATAGGGATGATGATGAGGCCACTTTTGAGATCAATGCACACGAGGATCAAAGTCACTCTGGAGCAATTAAGCAAGAGATGAGCTTGTTAGCTGAGACAAATGTTTTGTACAGTGAAGACCCGAACGAGGATGACTTGATTACTATTGAATGTCAAAGCTCGTTGGTTGTGGGAGTGCAAGTAGAACCGGAGAGAAATCTTGAAATCACCGGCTTGGGTAAACCAGAGGAAATTAACTTGGTGAAGGAAGTGGTAGAAGTGCGCGACAACATTGAGAGGCCAGAAGAATACAATTTAGTGAAGGATGTGCAAGAAGTGGTGCCTCCTATTGGATCTCAAGATGATGTTAAGGAAGTTCAGCCACATTGCGAAATTGAGACAAAAGCCACTCCAAAATATGAAGTGAGGAGTGCAAAGTCGAACAAGCCAAAGCTCCCTCAAAAG ATTAGCGGCGCAAGTAAGGAGCAGAACGCTGCGGTACGTAAGAAGAAGCCACAGTCACCAATGATGAAAGCCCCAAAAGTGACCACACCTCGACAGTTGAGGCCATCGGCTTCCACTACCCCAATAGCATCTTCATTGAAATCTTTGAGCAAGCCAGGAGTTAGTCCGTCTCCGGCCAAGGGCAAGAACCTTGCCAAGGGAGAGAAGAAAAATGCAGTTCCTAAAGCCTTGCACATGTCGATTGCTTTGGGTTCCACAAATTCTCATCCAGCTTCTCCTGCCACAAGGAAATCTTTCATCATGGAGAGGATGGGGGATAAGGACATTGTCAAGCGAGCATTCAAGATGTTCCAGCACAATTATGTGGGCCTGAAATTGTCTGGTGAAGAATCAGAGCAG GTGCTATCTGGGGAGGAAGAACCAAAGGCTTCCATTCCCCTAATTAAACAGAAGGAAAGCGGAGG GCCACTTAAAGCAGGGAGTGGGGCACGAAAAGCTTCTCATCCTGCGTCTTCTTCTTATGGTTCCAGAAGTGATGAGAGGGCGGGAAAGGTTACAGAGGTTCCACTG TTTATGAAGAAGCTGAAGGAAAGATCCACAGCTGTAGATAAAGGGAAGCCACAATATCCCACAAAGTTAAAG ATTGCTTTTTGTcaggaagaaaagaaggcagGGCACAAAAACTCAATACCTGGTCTCACCCGGGGAGGCACATCCATATCAGGTCAGCCAAGGCATAGTAAATTGACAAACGGCCTGAAAAAG GTGGTTGACAAGGCTGAAGTTTGA
- the LOC115756428 gene encoding formin-like protein 8, giving the protein MERDDVVSWRRRTCDVDAFDPLQPPDSGEAHVLAVDDSFVDRKVIEQLLRISSFKVTTVESGSRALQFLGLDDDKSSGRFNGLNLKVDLIITDYCMPGISGYDLLKRIKESSALREIPVVIMSSEKVLARMDRCLEEGAEEFIVKPVKLSDVKRLKAYMRRDFGERNETETENTAKVNPKRKLREEDHDDDYDDSDLSASSPSPSPPACSVSSSPPSTSSSSPSSPSKAAAASASAPSSATSTDKRRLRMNGLGFRPLKLLEESTGEQNSNFDSGKQTLMASVKNRSFFLLMSVLFLGIVPDTRLVNAQQNIEVFYPSSPPTPAPTPPTNPPASPSTPPPPPQVVLQPPPQPPPPSPPTSDKQTIATAVAATAASTLVISGLFFFLLKRHAASRRRKEESGSNGGLPTISRDGFTRFDGNVRGLIVDEDGLDVLYWRKLQGSSGKNNFEKEALRSPKGGGGETDEVGGAPRRDRRGNSEPIQEIHLLREKSTTSYDPLKPEANDAVQNVVPAFPSPPPAGLLLEALEISTASIRPPNVPAPPVAPPPIPPLAPPKRSTEVLTSSAIGTNTKAAPPPPPPIPATKAPPPPKAGGLASSLKPPPPLPKAMPGANKPGDSSSGGAQTGTDQVKLKPLHWDKVNIANTEHSMVWNKIEGGSFQFDDDMMTALFGSVATNRKSPRGNTSSAIPGAIIPGPSGQIFILDPRRSQNITIVLKSLNVSRKEILNALAEGQGLNADTLEKLDRIAPAKEEEAQILGFGGDTTRLADAESFLYHLLKAVPSAFTRFGAMLFRLNYESEILQLKESVQTIESGCKELRSRGLFMKLLEAILKAGNHMNAGTSRGNAQAFNLTSLRKLSDVKSTDGKTTLLHFVVEEVVRAEGKRCVTNRNRSLSRTSSQSSSTSANSENRLSREEREKEYMMLGLPVVGGLSTEFSNAKKAAALDYEIFAASCTALTSRMEEIWQIVSQATGDVGGFVRVMQGFLEAAQDELSALRKDQAAVTEMVKRTTEYYQAGASKDKGANPLQLFVIVKDFLNMVDQACVEIARDKQRRRTAAVSTGSSPPTSPATRPPVRFPKLPPHFLSDKSRSASSGSDTDF; this is encoded by the exons ATGGAAAGAGACGACGTCGTCTCGTGGCGGAGGAGGACCTGCGACGTCGACGCCTTCGATCCGCTTCAGCCCCCTGATTCCGGAGAGGCTCACGTCCTGGCCGTCGATGACAGCTTCGTCGATCGGAAAGTCATCGAGCAATTGCTCAGAATCTCTTCCTTCAAAG TGACCACTGTGGAAAGTGGAAGCAGAGCTCTGCAGTTTCTGGGTCTGGACGATGACAAAAGCTCCGGTCGTTTCAAT GGGTTGAACTTGAAGGTGGATTTGATCATCACGGACTATTGCATGCCTGGAATTAGTGGATATGATTTGCTCAAAAGAATCAAG GAATCGTCTGCTTTGAGAGAGATACCCGTTGTGATCATGTCATCCGAAAAGGTCTTGGCACGTATGGACAG GTGTTTGGAGGAAGGAGCAGAGGAGTTCATCGTGAAGCCTGTGAAGCTATCGGACGTGAAGCGACTGAAAGCGTACATGAGGAGAGATTTTGGAGAGAGAAACGAAACCGAAACCGAAAACACAGCGAAGGTGAATCCCAAGAGAAAGCTGCGAGAGGAGGACCACGACGACGATTACGATGATTCGGATCTCTCGGCGtcgtcgccatcgccatcgccgccAGCTTGTTCTGTCTCGTCGTCGCCACCGTCGACTTCTTCGTCTTCCCCGTCGTCGCCCTCCAAGGCTGCTGCCGCTTCCGCTTCGGCTCCATCCTCGGCAACGTCCACGGACAAAAGACGGCTGAGGATGAACGGCT TGGGTTTTAGGCCTTTAAAGCTCCTTGAAGAAAGTACGGGAGAGCAGAACTCAAATTTTGAC TCCGGCAAACAGACTCTCATGGCTTCGGTGAAGAACCGAAGCTTCTTCCTTCTCATGTCGGTTCTCTTCCTTGGGATTGTTCCCGACACTCGCCTCGTCAACGCCCAGCAAAACATCGAGGTCTTCTATCCGAGCTCACCACCCACCCCTGCCCCCACCCCTCCGACCAACCCCCCGGCCTCCCCGTCgacgccgccgccaccacctcaGGTAGTACTGCAGCCCCCGCCGCAGCCGCCACCCCCTTCGCCTCCTACATCAGACAAGCAGACCATCGCCACGGCGGTGGCGGCCACCGCGGCGAGCACGCTGGTGATATCCGGGTTGTTCTTCTTCCTGCTCAAGAGGCACGCGGCCTCGCGGCGCAGGAAGGAGGAGAGCGGCTCCAACGGCGGTCTCCCGACCATCTCACGCGACGGCTTTACGCGGTTCGATGGTAATGTCAGGGGACTGATAGTGGATGAGGATGGACTGGATGTTCTTTATTGGAGGAAGCTTCAGGGGAGCAGCGGCAAGAACAACTTCGAAAAGGAGGCATTGCGGAGCCCgaaaggaggaggtggagaaacGGATGAGGTAGGCGGGGCGCCTAGAAGAGATCGCCGAGGAAACTCCGAGCCCATCCAGGAAATCCATTTGCTCCGAGAGAAGTCCACGACTTCCTACGACCCACTTAAACCTGAAGCAAACGACGCGGTTCAGAATGTCGTGCCCGCTTTTCCGTCTCCTCCGCCTGCCGGGCTCCTCCTAGAGGCTTTGGAGATATCCACCGCGTCAATTCGCCCGCCAAATGTTCCTGCTCCGCCGGTGGCGCCACCACCTATTCCACCATTAGCACCACCCAAAAGGTCAACGGAGGTACTCACCTCATCAGCAATCGGAACCAATACAAAGGCCGCACCACCACCCCCTCCACCAATCCCAGCCACGAAAGCACCACCGCCTCCTAAGGCAGGCGGTCTGGCTTCATCACTAAAACCTCCACCGCCGTTGCCGAAAGCAATGCCAGGCGCCAATAAACCAGGGGACTCGTCATCGGGGGGCGCTCAAACCGGAACAGATCAGGTGAAGCTGAAGCCACTGCACTGGGATAAGGTGAACATTGCCAACACGGAACATTCTATGGTGTGGAACAAAATCGAGGGTGGCTCTTTCCA GTTTGATGATGATATGATGACAGCTCTATTCGGATCCGTTGCCACGAACCGCAAATCTCCTCGAGGGAACACAAGTTCAGCGATTCCTGGTGCCATCATTCCGGGCCCATCAGGACAGATCTTCATACTTGATCCTCGGAGGTCACAGAACATCACGATTGTGCTCAAGTCTCTGAATGTTTCGCGCAAAGAAATTCTCAATGCGCTCGCCGAAGGCCAAGGCCTAAATGCCGATACTCTTGAAAAGCTCGACAGGATCGCCCCCGCGAAAGAAGAGGAAGCCCAGATCCTTGGATTCGGCGGCGACACTACAAGACTCGCCGATGCAGAATCTTTCCTCTACCACCTCCTCAAAGCTGTCCCCTCCGCTTTCACTCGTTTCGGTGCCATGCTGTTTAGGCTGAACTACGAATCAGAGATCCTACAGCTCAAAGAATCTGTACAAACAATTGAATCGGGGTGCAAAGAGCTTCGATCACGAGGACTCTTCATGAAACTTTTGGAAGCGATCCTTAAGGCCGGCAATCACATGAATGCCGGCACTTCCCGAGGAAATGCGCAAGCCTTCAACCTTACCTCTTTGCGAAAACTCTCTGATGTCAAAAGCACTGACGGAAAGACTACCTTGCTTCACTTTGTCGTGGAAGAAGTGGTCCGAGCAGAGGGGAAACGCTGCGTCACCAACCGGAACCGTAGCTTGAGCCGCACCAGCAGCCAGAGCAGTAGCACGAGCGCAAATTCTGAGAATCGGTTGtcgagagaggaaagagagaaggagtATATGATGTTAGGATTGCCTGTCGTAGGAGGTCTCAGCACTGAGTTCTCTAACGCGAAGAAAGCCGCAGCACTTGACTATGAAATCTTCGCTGCCTCATGCACAGCTCTCACGTCCCGTATGGAGGAAATCTGGCAAATCGTGTCTCAAGCCACCGGGGATGTAGGAGGGTTCGTGAGAGTAATGCAAGGATTTCTCGAAGCCGCCCAAGATGAATTGAGTGCCTTGAGGAAAGATCAGGCAGCTGTGACGGAGATGGTGAAGAGGACAACTGAGTACTACCAAGCAGGGGCCTCAAAGGACAAAGGAGCAAACCCACTTCAGCTGTTTGTTATTGTGAAGGATTTCCTGAACATGGTTGATCAGGCGTGTGTCGAAATTGCTCGAGACAAGCAGAGGAGGAGAACGGCAGCAGTGAGCACGGGGTCATCGCCGCCAACATCTCCAGCAACAAGACCCCCTGTGAGGTTCCCAAAGTTGCCACCACATTTCCTGTCGGATAAGTCCAGAAGCGCGTCTAGCGGATCTGATACAGATTTCTGA